Proteins co-encoded in one Natronorubrum daqingense genomic window:
- a CDS encoding LamG-like jellyroll fold domain-containing protein — translation MVNIEVSGSDLEDGEPIDNLEIEGGVVKLEEAYPSILENADHHWKFDEGSGDTVEDSISGYDGEISGASWEEDDGLGDAYLAFDGSSDRVELPDDTLSDVSTWTKIAWIRTTSSSGSQRVHGKRNGDSRPAYQVGAENGDMYGRVSGPDDTRAEIETSQSIDDGEWYMHTWVTGEEEVHLYLNDELLDSGSHGGDLEQIDQETWIGGEARNDRMWDGDIDNAIYIESAATEEEIEEVYEYMAENYS, via the coding sequence ATGGTTAACATAGAAGTTTCTGGATCTGATCTCGAGGATGGCGAACCGATTGATAACCTCGAGATAGAAGGAGGAGTAGTCAAACTCGAAGAAGCCTATCCTTCGATCCTTGAAAACGCTGATCACCACTGGAAGTTTGATGAAGGAAGTGGTGATACAGTTGAAGATTCGATATCAGGATACGATGGTGAAATATCTGGAGCTAGCTGGGAAGAAGACGATGGCTTAGGTGATGCGTACTTAGCGTTCGACGGCTCTTCAGACCGTGTTGAATTACCTGACGACACGCTTTCAGATGTTTCAACATGGACTAAGATAGCCTGGATTCGGACAACAAGTTCCTCTGGTAGCCAAAGAGTACATGGCAAACGGAACGGTGATTCCCGTCCAGCATATCAAGTAGGTGCTGAAAATGGTGATATGTACGGTCGGGTAAGCGGACCAGACGATACACGTGCTGAAATAGAAACTTCGCAATCGATCGATGATGGGGAATGGTATATGCACACATGGGTCACTGGCGAAGAAGAGGTTCATTTATATTTAAATGATGAATTACTTGATTCTGGATCTCATGGCGGCGATCTTGAACAGATAGACCAAGAGACATGGATCGGCGGAGAGGCGCGAAACGATCGGATGTGGGACGGTGATATTGATAACGCAATATACATAGAATCGGCTGCAACAGAAGAGGAAATCGAAGAGGTTTACGAATATATGGCTGAAAATTATAGCTGA
- a CDS encoding LamG-like jellyroll fold domain-containing protein → MNEIELDESVWNDSETVEDVEISDQKLALKEPEEPDDFDDVIHHWEFGDGEGNTATNSTGDDDAELEGVEWVSGDWVGGYALENSGNDYVNLGAQDVGSALDDEFTLAFTVESSDSSNRLLGVSDSSRHDLLVEASGDLRFMMEDSGSSRLRIETSDHPFDGDPHRCVFVKDGNSADDMSIYIDGEEVSTSIDSDENFGSPVEWDEDLYLFAENEGGANDHWEGIIDNLIIADSAPNSEEIESDYADQPWSDSD, encoded by the coding sequence ATGAACGAAATAGAACTGGACGAGTCAGTTTGGAACGACTCGGAGACAGTAGAAGACGTTGAAATTAGTGACCAGAAACTGGCACTCAAAGAGCCCGAAGAGCCAGACGATTTCGATGACGTAATCCACCATTGGGAATTCGGTGATGGCGAAGGAAATACTGCAACAAATTCCACGGGGGATGATGATGCAGAGCTGGAGGGGGTCGAGTGGGTTAGCGGTGATTGGGTTGGTGGCTATGCACTCGAGAACTCTGGCAACGACTACGTTAATCTCGGAGCCCAAGATGTTGGTTCGGCCTTAGATGACGAATTCACACTCGCCTTTACAGTCGAATCGAGCGATAGCAGCAATCGCCTTTTGGGCGTTTCGGACTCAAGCAGACATGATCTGTTAGTTGAGGCAAGTGGTGATCTCCGTTTCATGATGGAAGATAGCGGTTCGAGCCGCCTTCGCATTGAAACTAGTGACCACCCTTTTGATGGCGACCCACACCGCTGTGTTTTTGTTAAAGATGGAAACTCAGCGGACGATATGTCGATTTATATTGACGGTGAAGAGGTTAGTACCAGCATCGATTCCGACGAGAACTTCGGATCTCCAGTCGAATGGGACGAAGACCTCTATCTTTTTGCGGAGAATGAAGGCGGTGCTAACGACCATTGGGAGGGCATAATTGACAATTTGATCATTGCCGACTCTGCACCTAATAGCGAAGAGATTGAGTCTGATTATGCTGATCAACCATGGTCGGATTCGGATTAA